The DNA window CGGGCCCGGTTCGGTGGACAGCAGTTCCATCTGGGCGCGGGTGTTGTCCAGCACGTCCTCGGCGACCGGATGACGTTCGGCCTGGTAGGTGTCCAGCAGTGTTTCCGGCGCCCAGCCGCGGATCTGTGCGGCCAGTTTCCAGCCGAGGTTGAATGCGTCCTGAACGCCCAGGTTGAGGCCCTGTCCGCCGGTGGGTGGATGGATGTGTGCCGCATCGCCGGCCAGCAGCACCCGCCCGACCCGATAACGTTCGGCCAGCCGGGTGGCATCCCCGAAGCGGGACAACCAGCGGGGGGAGTGCACGCCGAAATCGGTTCCGGCGATGGTGCGCAACTGTTGTTTGAAATCCTCGAGGGTGGGCGGTTCCGCGCGGTCGCTGACTCCCGCGGCGGGGACGACGACGCTGTAGACCCCTTCGCCGAAGGGCCGGAGCCAGAATGGCTGATGGGTCTCGCGGATTTCGGTCACCTTGGCGGCGATCTCCTCATGCGGCATGCCCGCTTTCATCTCGCCCATCAGCGTCTCGGTCCGCGAGGGCTCGCCGGGGAAGCCGACGCCGAGAAGTTTGCGCACCGTACTGCGCCCGCCGTCACAGCCGACGAGGTAGCGCGAACGCAGCTGTTGCCCGTCGGCCAGCTCGACGGTCACACCCTCGTCGTCCTGCTCGAGACCGGCGACCGCGCAACCGCGCCGGACCTGCGCACCCAGTTCGATCGCATGTTCTTCGAGCAGGTGAACGATGACCGGCTGCGGGATGCCCAGCAGATAGGCGTACGCGGAATCCAGGCCCTCGGGCGCGGGTTTGTTGATGGCGGCGAAGAAGCCGCCGGCCGGACGCTGTCTTCCGTGTTTGAGAATGCGCTCCAGCAGTCCGCGCATTGCCATCAGCTCAAGACTGCGAATGTGCAGACCGACTATGCGGACGAACGACGCGGGCTCGGTTTCCTTCTCGACGACGAGTACCCGCACGTCGTGCAGCCGCAGTTCGGCGGCCAGC is part of the Micromonospora cremea genome and encodes:
- the rox gene encoding rifampin monooxygenase, which codes for MFDVIIAGCGPTGAMLAAELRLHDVRVLVVEKETEPASFVRIVGLHIRSLELMAMRGLLERILKHGRQRPAGGFFAAINKPAPEGLDSAYAYLLGIPQPVIVHLLEEHAIELGAQVRRGCAVAGLEQDDEGVTVELADGQQLRSRYLVGCDGGRSTVRKLLGVGFPGEPSRTETLMGEMKAGMPHEEIAAKVTEIRETHQPFWLRPFGEGVYSVVVPAAGVSDRAEPPTLEDFKQQLRTIAGTDFGVHSPRWLSRFGDATRLAERYRVGRVLLAGDAAHIHPPTGGQGLNLGVQDAFNLGWKLAAQIRGWAPETLLDTYQAERHPVAEDVLDNTRAQMELLSTEPGPQAARRLLTELMDFDEVNRYLIEKITAIAIRYDFGAGPDLLGRRLRDIDVKQGHLYGLLHRGRGLLVDRTERLTVGGWSDRVDYLGDPTAVLDVPCVLLRPDGHVAWIGDDQQDLDEHLSRWFGKPVN